In Deltaproteobacteria bacterium, the following are encoded in one genomic region:
- a CDS encoding amidophosphoribosyltransferase, producing MTHSDATVYLPPGSAASRGDGPREACGVFAVYGHPEAAKLCYFGLYALQHRGQESAGIVATDGREVREHRHMGLVSEVFNEKVLEELSGHTALGHVRYSTTGSSLIKNAQPFVVQFAGESIAMGHNGNLTNSLALRIMLENSGSIFQTTMDSEIIVHLLVRHLKDGLEEALLKALPQARGAYSLGLLIGDTLVGARDPNGFRPLCLGSLDGAWILASETCALDLVEAEYVREVEPGEIVLIDQHGLRSLKIKPRANHTFCIFEYIYFSRPDSTIFSHNVYSIRKRLGVHLAKEYSNLEADLTMPFPDSGNYAGLGYSEASGIPFEMGVIRNHYIGRTFIQPSQSMRDFGVRVKLNPVKEILKGKRIIIIEDSIIRGTTSRTRIKTLRQAGAKEVHMLVSCPPHRFPCYYGIDFSSKGELVAAQHDLDWVTEFIGLDSLGYLSLEGLVAATGFEKPSFCLACFNGEYPVPVESGFSKLGLEERS from the coding sequence ATGACACATTCAGACGCAACCGTTTATCTGCCTCCTGGTTCGGCCGCCAGCCGCGGTGACGGCCCGCGTGAGGCCTGTGGGGTATTTGCGGTCTACGGTCATCCCGAAGCGGCGAAGCTCTGTTACTTCGGCCTGTACGCCCTTCAGCACCGGGGGCAGGAGAGCGCAGGTATCGTGGCCACCGACGGACGTGAAGTCAGGGAGCACCGGCACATGGGCCTGGTTTCGGAGGTTTTCAATGAGAAAGTCCTGGAGGAACTCTCCGGCCACACGGCCTTAGGCCATGTGCGCTACTCGACGACCGGCTCATCCCTGATTAAGAACGCTCAGCCCTTTGTGGTTCAATTCGCCGGGGAGAGCATTGCCATGGGCCACAATGGCAACCTGACCAATTCCCTGGCCCTTCGCATCATGCTCGAGAACAGCGGCTCCATCTTCCAGACAACCATGGATTCGGAGATCATCGTCCACCTCCTGGTGCGCCATCTGAAGGATGGTCTTGAGGAGGCCCTGCTCAAGGCCCTGCCGCAGGCCAGAGGCGCTTACTCTCTGGGACTCCTGATCGGGGATACCCTGGTTGGAGCCAGGGACCCCAATGGCTTTCGCCCTTTATGTCTGGGGAGCCTTGACGGCGCCTGGATTCTGGCCTCGGAGACCTGCGCTCTGGACCTGGTCGAAGCCGAATACGTTCGGGAAGTGGAACCTGGAGAGATCGTGCTTATTGACCAGCATGGCCTCCGATCCCTGAAGATAAAGCCCCGGGCGAACCACACCTTCTGCATCTTTGAATACATCTATTTTTCCCGGCCTGACTCCACCATTTTCAGCCACAATGTTTACTCGATCCGAAAACGGCTGGGGGTCCATCTGGCCAAGGAATACTCGAACCTGGAGGCTGACCTGACCATGCCTTTTCCGGACTCGGGGAATTACGCCGGTCTGGGATACAGCGAGGCCAGCGGCATACCCTTTGAAATGGGCGTGATTCGCAACCATTATATCGGACGCACCTTTATTCAGCCCTCACAGTCAATGAGGGATTTCGGGGTCCGGGTCAAGCTGAATCCGGTAAAGGAGATTTTGAAGGGGAAACGAATCATCATCATCGAAGATTCCATCATCCGGGGAACGACCAGCCGGACCCGGATCAAGACCCTTCGGCAGGCCGGGGCCAAGGAGGTGCATATGCTTGTCTCCTGTCCGCCCCATCGTTTTCCATGTTACTATGGGATTGACTTTTCCAGTAAAGGCGAACTGGTTGCCGCGCAGCATGACCTGGATTGGGTGACCGAGTTCATCGGCCTGGATTCACTGGGTTACCTGAGCCTGGAAGGATTGGTCGCTGCCACTGGCTTTGAAAAGCCCAGCTTCTGTCTGGCCTGCTTCAATGGTGAATATCCGGTGCCGGTCGAAAGTGGTTTTTCTAAGCTCGGCTTGGAAGAAAGAAGTTAA
- a CDS encoding KpsF/GutQ family sugar-phosphate isomerase: MPKNQKDHSRESAKVVKEAQEVFRIEAEGILALIDRIGSEFVKAVDLIYHSNGRVIATGIGKSGLVGRKIVATLNSTGTPAFSLHPVEALHGDLGMVTSQDVLLALSHSGETEVNEIVPIVQNLGVKVITLTGNLESTLAKQSDLVLDVGVAREACPLGLAPTASTTAATAMGDALAVALINRRQFDTDDFRRFHPAGNLGERLSLQVKEVMTTGRRIPRVSGRTLLSEALELMSKINLGALLVVDEKDLLEGIFTDGDLRRCLTRHKKVHQLKIEQVMTRKPKTIAENQLAVEALEIMQKHEVTVLPIVNPAGRLKGVVHLHALLGKGKFRFNSVQSGHD; the protein is encoded by the coding sequence CTGCCTAAAAACCAGAAAGACCATTCCAGGGAATCGGCCAAGGTAGTTAAGGAAGCTCAGGAGGTCTTTCGCATTGAGGCCGAAGGCATTCTGGCCCTTATTGATCGGATTGGGTCTGAATTCGTCAAGGCGGTGGATCTGATCTATCACTCCAACGGTCGAGTCATCGCTACCGGTATTGGCAAATCCGGCCTGGTGGGCCGCAAGATCGTGGCTACGCTCAATAGCACGGGCACGCCAGCCTTTTCTTTGCATCCGGTCGAAGCCCTGCACGGTGATCTGGGCATGGTCACTTCCCAAGATGTCCTACTGGCCCTTTCTCACAGCGGCGAGACCGAGGTTAACGAGATCGTTCCCATTGTTCAAAACCTCGGGGTTAAAGTCATCACCTTAACCGGAAATCTGGAATCAACCCTGGCTAAACAATCTGACCTGGTCCTGGACGTTGGAGTGGCCCGGGAGGCCTGCCCTCTGGGCCTGGCTCCCACCGCTTCCACCACAGCGGCCACTGCCATGGGAGACGCCTTGGCCGTAGCTTTGATAAACCGGCGGCAATTTGATACGGATGATTTCAGGCGTTTTCATCCCGCCGGTAACCTGGGTGAACGTCTGTCTCTACAGGTCAAGGAAGTGATGACCACGGGCCGGCGGATTCCAAGAGTAAGCGGCCGGACCTTGTTGTCTGAGGCCCTTGAGCTTATGAGCAAGATTAACCTCGGCGCCCTCCTGGTCGTGGATGAGAAAGACCTTCTGGAAGGAATTTTTACCGACGGGGATCTTCGGCGGTGCTTGACCAGGCATAAAAAGGTGCACCAACTTAAGATCGAGCAGGTCATGACCCGCAAGCCGAAGACCATCGCTGAAAATCAATTGGCTGTCGAGGCATTGGAGATAATGCAGAAACACGAGGTTACGGTTCTGCCCATTGTGAACCCCGCGGGCAGGTTAAAAGGCGTCGTCCACCTCCATGCCTTGCTTGGCAAAGGTAAATTCAGATTCAACTCGGTTCAATCGGGCCATGATTAA
- a CDS encoding dihydrodipicolinate synthase family protein, with protein sequence MINYPPRGLVVNLVTPLDDEGRPDQQALTWLMRRVRDKASALLIGSVRIGEALHLRLEDRLEILEKALTGIKDGPPLFFEITAQSEAETRELLDKAEALFKAHKPWVDIYYLLTPLVYHSNRSLPDHLKELGRKTRRPMILSNNPDLVRKLSSHLRHINIRTSILKKISPNEQVVGLEFHGDMTRAINYQRAVKLRTNFRFYDGNEANFMARPSSSGLISCGANLLPQVWMDIVNSSLDIYESERMYPDHFSQIWQNGQMVRRLCALYQSNPPAFLKKALKLKGLIPGARMAIPEGELNAEETATLEAELSALNII encoded by the coding sequence ATGATTAACTATCCGCCCCGCGGTCTTGTTGTAAACCTGGTCACTCCCCTGGACGATGAAGGACGGCCGGACCAGCAGGCCCTGACCTGGCTTATGCGCCGGGTTCGGGATAAAGCCAGCGCTCTATTGATCGGCAGTGTTAGGATTGGCGAGGCCTTGCACCTAAGGCTTGAAGATCGGCTCGAAATCCTCGAAAAGGCTCTAACCGGCATCAAAGATGGGCCGCCTCTTTTTTTTGAGATTACAGCCCAGAGCGAGGCCGAGACCAGGGAGCTGCTGGATAAAGCGGAAGCTCTTTTCAAGGCGCATAAACCGTGGGTTGATATTTACTACCTGCTGACCCCTTTGGTTTACCATAGCAACCGAAGTCTGCCCGATCACCTTAAGGAACTGGGACGGAAGACCCGCCGGCCGATGATATTAAGCAACAATCCTGATCTGGTCAGGAAGCTGTCCAGCCATCTGCGGCATATAAATATCCGCACCAGCATCCTCAAAAAAATATCGCCAAATGAACAGGTGGTCGGGCTGGAGTTTCACGGTGACATGACCCGGGCCATCAATTACCAGCGAGCTGTCAAGCTGCGAACCAATTTCCGGTTTTACGATGGGAACGAAGCCAACTTCATGGCCCGGCCGTCCTCATCGGGTCTGATTTCCTGCGGGGCCAACCTGCTGCCTCAAGTCTGGATGGACATTGTCAACTCTTCCCTGGACATCTATGAGAGTGAGCGGATGTACCCGGATCATTTTTCGCAAATCTGGCAGAACGGCCAGATGGTCAGGCGGCTGTGTGCGCTTTATCAGTCCAACCCGCCGGCCTTTTTAAAAAAGGCTCTTAAACTCAAGGGTCTGATTCCCGGCGCCCGGATGGCGATTCCGGAAGGAGAATTAAACGCGGAAGAAACGGCCACGCTCGAGGCTGAATTATCCGCCCTCAATATTATTTAA
- a CDS encoding ATP-dependent 6-phosphofructokinase encodes MPAKGKVKKLDTAIETLGLAKIKSPLRLRRGLNCQDLGHFRVFTDDADRILMDTSLKRLKQLQKANIEPDSFEMAGPREKIYFDPTKVKAAVVTAGGLCPGLNDVIRAIVLTLYHMYSVRNNLGVQFGFQGLIPRFKHELLELTPELVRDIHDLGGTILASSRGLYPIEEIVDSLERLNINMLFTIGGDGTLKGALKICQEIEKRGLKIAIVGIPKTIDNDINLVARSFGFDTATAAAAEVIRSAHAEALGAPNGVGLVKLMGRESGFIAANAALAERDVNYVLIPEADFDLEGECGLFEELKKRLEHRGHAVIVVAEGAGQKFFPDLQEEYDASGNRRLGDIGLFLRDRIKAHFKDINMEINLKYFDPSYLIRSRPASSSDSVFCGFLGAKAAHAAMAGKTNVLISQWNNIYVHIPIKSAVSNRKKIELGGMLWHSVLESTGQPSLLNRDSGQSGGEEAEE; translated from the coding sequence ATGCCTGCGAAGGGTAAGGTTAAAAAACTTGATACCGCCATCGAGACCTTGGGCCTGGCCAAGATCAAATCTCCCCTAAGGCTGAGACGGGGTCTAAACTGCCAGGACCTGGGACATTTCAGGGTGTTTACAGACGACGCGGATCGGATTCTGATGGATACCAGTCTGAAGCGCCTCAAACAGTTACAGAAGGCTAATATTGAGCCGGATTCGTTTGAGATGGCCGGACCCAGAGAGAAGATTTACTTTGATCCGACCAAGGTTAAGGCGGCGGTTGTCACGGCTGGCGGGCTGTGTCCGGGCCTCAATGATGTCATCCGGGCCATCGTGCTGACCCTTTACCACATGTACAGTGTCAGAAATAACTTAGGGGTTCAGTTCGGCTTCCAGGGCCTGATTCCGCGCTTCAAGCACGAACTGCTGGAACTGACTCCGGAACTTGTTCGTGATATTCACGATCTGGGAGGCACGATCCTGGCCTCCTCGCGGGGGTTATATCCCATTGAAGAGATTGTGGATTCCCTGGAACGACTCAATATTAACATGTTGTTTACCATCGGCGGCGACGGGACTCTCAAGGGTGCGCTTAAGATCTGTCAGGAAATCGAAAAGCGGGGGTTAAAGATTGCCATCGTTGGGATTCCCAAAACTATTGATAACGATATCAATCTGGTGGCTCGTTCCTTCGGCTTTGACACCGCAACGGCAGCCGCGGCCGAGGTTATTCGGAGCGCTCACGCCGAGGCCTTAGGGGCGCCCAACGGCGTCGGTCTGGTCAAGCTCATGGGGCGGGAATCCGGATTTATCGCTGCTAACGCAGCCCTGGCTGAACGGGATGTCAATTATGTCCTGATACCAGAAGCCGATTTTGATCTGGAAGGGGAGTGCGGTCTTTTTGAGGAACTGAAGAAAAGGCTCGAGCACCGGGGCCACGCCGTTATTGTGGTCGCCGAAGGGGCGGGCCAGAAGTTCTTTCCTGATCTACAAGAGGAGTATGACGCTTCAGGAAACAGGCGGCTGGGAGATATCGGCCTTTTTCTAAGAGACCGGATCAAGGCCCACTTCAAAGACATAAATATGGAAATCAACCTCAAGTATTTTGACCCCAGCTACCTGATCCGCAGCAGGCCGGCCTCTTCAAGCGACAGTGTCTTTTGCGGATTCTTGGGCGCCAAGGCTGCCCATGCCGCCATGGCCGGGAAAACCAACGTTTTGATCAGTCAGTGGAACAATATCTATGTCCATATACCCATCAAGTCCGCCGTGTCCAACCGTAAAAAGATCGAACTGGGCGGGATGCTATGGCACAGCGTTCTGGAATCAACCGGACAGCCCTCTCTCCTCAACCGGGACTCGGGTCAGTCAGGTGGAGAGGAGGCCGAAGAATGA